From the genome of Chloroflexaceae bacterium:
ACTGGCGCATTTCCTCGTTCACCTCGACGATCACATACGACGCGAAGTAGAGCACCCGCTCCAGGTTGCGCGGCGAAATGTCGAGCAGCAGGCCCAGGCGGCTCGGCGTGCCTTTCACGAACCAGATATGGCTCACCGGCGAGGCCAGGTTGATGTGCCCCATGCGCTCGCGGCGCACCTTGGCGCGGGTGACCTCGACGCCGCACTTATCGCAGACCACGCCCTTATAGCGGACGCGCTTGTACTTGCCGCAGTAGCACTCCCAATCCTTCGTGGGTCCAAATATTCGTTCACAGAACAAACCATCGCGCTCAGGTTTGAGCGTGCGATAGTTAATGGTTTCGGGTTTAGTAACTTCACCATGCGACCAACCCCTGATATCCTCAGGCGAGGCCAGGCTGATGCGAATCGCATTGAAATCGTTAATCTCAAGCATCGGGTCACTCCTCTGGCGGCGGATACGCCGCAAAGCGCGCGCAGCGCCTCGGTGATAGTGCCACGGAGCGTTCCCGGGAAGGCGCAACCTCTGCCAACCCTCCCGCGCTTACGTCAGGAGAGGGTTTGGGAGCACGGTGGCGCTCCCAAACCCTCCGTTCCGGCAGGGGTCGGGGCGAAGCCCGCTTGCCCCCTCATTTTAGAACTCGCCGCGTTCCATACCCGACAGGTTGATGCCATCGAGGGCGGCCATATCGCCGTCAATATCTTCGGTGAGTTCCACCGGCTTCTCGTCCTCGCTGAGCACCTCGACGCTCAAGGCAAGGGATTGCAGTTCCTTGATCAGCACCTTGAAGCTCTCGGGCACGCCGGCCTCCTGGATCGGCTCACCCTTGACGATGGCCTCATAGGTCTTCACCCGGCCAACCACATCGTCGGACTTGACGGTGAGCATCTCCTGGAGGGTATAGGCGGCGCCGTAGGCCTCCAGGGCCCAGACTTCCATTTCGCCGAAGCGCTGGCCGCCGAACTGGGCCTTGCCGCCAAGTGGCTGCTGGGTGACGAGGCTGTAGGGGCCGGTCGAGCGGGCGTGGATCTTATCCTCTACCAGGTGGGCCAGTTTGAGCATGTAGGCATAACCCACGGTGACGGGATGATCGAACTTCTCGCCGGTGCGCCCGTCGTAGAGGGTCACCTTGCCGTCTTCAGGCAGGCCGGCCTCGCGGAGCATGGCCTTGATCTGGTCCTCATGGGCGCCATCGAAAACCGGCGTGGCCACGCGGTAGCCCAGGCGAGCGGCGGCCCAGCCCAGGTGGGTTTCGAGGATCTGCCCGATATTCATACGCGAGGGCACGCCGATGGGGTTGAGAATAATATCCACCGGGCGGCCATCGGGCAGGAAGGGCATATCCTCCACCGGCAGCACGCGACTGACGACGCCCTTGTTGCCGTGGCGGCCGGCCATCTTGTCGCCAGCGCTGATCTTGCGCTTCTGGCAGAGCAGCACACGCACGGTCTGGTTGACGCCGACGGGCAGGTCGGCGCCCTCGCTGCGCGAGAAGACCTTGACATCAATCACCTTGCCGCGCACCCCGTTAGGCACCCGCAGGGAACTATCCTTGACCTCGCGGGCCTTTTCGCCGAAGATGGCACGGAGCAAGCGCTCCTCGGCGGTCAGATCGGTTTCGCCCTTGGGTGTAATCTTGCCCACGAGAATATCGTTGGGTTGCACCTCGGCGCCGATGTAGATAATCCCGCGTTCATCGAGGTTCCGCAGGCTGTCCTGGCCGACATTGGGAATATCACGGGTGATTTCCTCAGGGCCGAGCTTGGTGTCGCGGGCCTCCACCTCATACTTCTCGATGTGGATGGAGGTAAAGATGTCCTCGCGCACCAGGCGTTCAGAGACGAGGATGGCGTCCTCGAAGTTGCCGCCCTCCCAGGGCATGTAGGCCACCAGGACATTCTGGCCGAGGGCCAGTTCGCCGTTATCGGTGGAGGAGCTATCGGCAATCACCTCACCGGCCTCCACCCGCTGGCCGCGCACCACGGCGGGCCGCTGGTTGATGCAGGTATCCTGGTTCGAGCGCATAAACTTACGCAGACGATACTCGCGCTCGTAGCCGTCGTCCTCCCGGATCACGATGCGATCACCAGTCGCGGCGACAACCACCCCGGACTTGCGGGCCACCACCACCTGCCCGGAGTCGCGAGCGGCTCGATACTCCATGCCGGTGCCGACGATAGGCGCGTCCGGTCGCAGGAGGGGCACCGCCTGCCGCTGCATATTCGACCCCATCAGGGCGCGGTTGGCGTCGTCGTGCTCCAGGAAGGGGATCAGCGCCGTCGAGACGCTGACCACCTGCTTGGGCGACACGTCCATATAATCAATCCGTTCGACCCGCTCCTGCACAAACTTCTCGGCAAAGCGGCAGGACGCCGTCGGCTGGACGAAGCGATTATACTCATCGAGGGGCGCGTTAGCCTGGGCGACCACGAAGCGATCCTCTTCATCAGCCGAGAGATACTCGGTCTCCTGAGACACTACCGGGCGAATGCGAATGGTTTTGATCGGCAGCTCGACGATCTTCTCGGCGAGGGCGCGATTGACCTCGGTGCCGGCTTCGGCGACAACTTCGCCCGTATCCGGATTGACCACGTCTTCGCGCAGGATCTGACCGCGCAGCAAGCCGATGGCGATGCGCCTCGCGGTCGCATCGTCCACCCGCGAGCCTTTAGCGGCGATCAGTTCACCGGTGCGCAGATCGCGCACATCGCGCAGCAACAGGCCGCGTTCCTTCCAGACCGGCGCATTCTCGATACTGTTGTACACCTTGCGATAGGGCGTCTCCAGAAAGCCCATCTCATTGACCCGCGCGAAGGTGGACATCGTGCCGATGAGACCGATGTTCGGGCCTTCAGGGGTCTCCACCGGGCAGATGCGCCCGTAGTGGCTATGGTGCACATCGCGCACCTCGAAGCCGGCGCGGTCGCGGGAAAGCCCGCCGGGACCAAGGGCGGACAGGCGGCGCTTATTGGTCAGTTCAGCCAGGGGATTGGTCTGATCCATAAACTGGCTCAACTGCGAACCGCCGAAGAACTCGCGCATTGCGGCCACGACGGGGCGGATATTGATCAGGCCGTTGGGCGTGGCGCTCTCGGGGTCCTGGAGGGACATGCGTTCCTTGACCACGCGCTCGAGGCGCAACAGCCCCACGCGGAATTGC
Proteins encoded in this window:
- a CDS encoding DNA-directed RNA polymerase subunit beta, with the protein product MPPLIESVVLQPLIAPIDQGVNGRRLRRIERRSFARIHDAIELPRLIETQVNSFEWFRREGLRELFEEISPITDFTGKNLELHFKDYQFGEPRYDEFQCRERDLTYAAPLRVNVELRILSTGEIKESEIFLGDFPMMTDNGTFIYNGAERVVVSQLIRSPGVYFKDEKEPTSGRLLHSAKLIPNRGAWLEFETNKRDVISVKVDRKRKIPVTILLRAIMAWQADEHGNGRWVPDNELDRYGHNEHILELLRHVDTVPEHPYVQATLDKDPVHNSKEALLELYKRLRPGDPPTLDNARSLLESLLFNPRRYDLAKVGRYKLNKNLWERDGRRDGVSTPPDLHVRVLLPRDIFKIVEQMILLNNGHGRADDIDHLGNRRVRTVGELIQQQFRVGLLRLERVVKERMSLQDPESATPNGLINIRPVVAAMREFFGGSQLSQFMDQTNPLAELTNKRRLSALGPGGLSRDRAGFEVRDVHHSHYGRICPVETPEGPNIGLIGTMSTFARVNEMGFLETPYRKVYNSIENAPVWKERGLLLRDVRDLRTGELIAAKGSRVDDATARRIAIGLLRGQILREDVVNPDTGEVVAEAGTEVNRALAEKIVELPIKTIRIRPVVSQETEYLSADEEDRFVVAQANAPLDEYNRFVQPTASCRFAEKFVQERVERIDYMDVSPKQVVSVSTALIPFLEHDDANRALMGSNMQRQAVPLLRPDAPIVGTGMEYRAARDSGQVVVARKSGVVVAATGDRIVIREDDGYEREYRLRKFMRSNQDTCINQRPAVVRGQRVEAGEVIADSSSTDNGELALGQNVLVAYMPWEGGNFEDAILVSERLVREDIFTSIHIEKYEVEARDTKLGPEEITRDIPNVGQDSLRNLDERGIIYIGAEVQPNDILVGKITPKGETDLTAEERLLRAIFGEKAREVKDSSLRVPNGVRGKVIDVKVFSRSEGADLPVGVNQTVRVLLCQKRKISAGDKMAGRHGNKGVVSRVLPVEDMPFLPDGRPVDIILNPIGVPSRMNIGQILETHLGWAAARLGYRVATPVFDGAHEDQIKAMLREAGLPEDGKVTLYDGRTGEKFDHPVTVGYAYMLKLAHLVEDKIHARSTGPYSLVTQQPLGGKAQFGGQRFGEMEVWALEAYGAAYTLQEMLTVKSDDVVGRVKTYEAIVKGEPIQEAGVPESFKVLIKELQSLALSVEVLSEDEKPVELTEDIDGDMAALDGINLSGMERGEF